One Streptomyces mobaraensis NBRC 13819 = DSM 40847 DNA segment encodes these proteins:
- a CDS encoding sensor histidine kinase — MLFAGVLISYPSMCMLNLAEVVGLGKLFWAGVLIAVLCALQCAHSSSTVRGRLGRCAYLTLAAQGVLTFLPLTVFGFYWVTMAGLFVGSVLVVLPPRLTWVLFGLLGVVLLAVTVHHGYGWVECVYWPLGLEGCGFIVFGLSHLSKRIRDLRDARTELAQAAVTKERLAFARDVNDLLGSSLSAITLKSELVRRLIPTRPDRAVDEVAGVLTVSRQALSNVRAVTKGYRDMSLEREITSAREVLDSADVDVRVRTRVTVGTVDRRAETVLAAVLREAVTNVLRHSRATTCDITAARTDHGMIRLSVTNDGAASAPRAPSEGDGTGLGSLAARLRALGGGLTADRTADGRFRLVAEVPAEHAEAPAAHRRRPNDRASLFPTPASRTALGISVAVLLDYVATIAMNILRRDMSATATLACLAALAVSAAIQCVHFCPRARRRLGRRAYVTLGVQGVLAYLPIVVLGQWWGSMAGFFCGSLLLLLPARPAWALYWVVGLSLPVSAYVGGQAGSWCYYYGQSTLLCGIVVYAIAHFYDVIWQLHRTRDGLARAAVAQERLRFARDLHDLLGYSLSSITLKSELVRRLIPVRPEQAMAEADEVLAVARQSLADVRTVVSGYRDLCLEDEISSARSVLCAAGIALYVECAPGPVGPEADTVLATVLREAVTNLLRHSKARHCTLAVARTSDDRVRLTVRNDGAAPAHRDTSPDGGSGLGNLVVRLAAVGGRLMYEHGENGTFRLTAEVPAQRSASLPAPMDPVNEPELAVR; from the coding sequence GTGCTCTTCGCCGGTGTCCTGATCTCGTATCCGAGCATGTGCATGCTCAACCTCGCCGAGGTGGTGGGCCTGGGCAAGCTGTTCTGGGCCGGCGTGCTGATCGCCGTGCTCTGCGCCCTTCAGTGCGCCCACTCCTCGTCGACGGTCAGGGGCCGCCTGGGCCGCTGCGCCTATCTGACCCTGGCCGCGCAAGGGGTCCTCACCTTTCTGCCGCTCACCGTCTTCGGGTTCTACTGGGTGACGATGGCCGGCCTGTTCGTCGGGTCGGTCCTCGTGGTGCTGCCGCCGCGCCTGACCTGGGTGCTGTTCGGCCTGCTGGGTGTCGTGCTGCTGGCCGTCACCGTCCACCACGGCTACGGGTGGGTGGAGTGCGTCTACTGGCCCCTGGGGCTGGAGGGCTGCGGTTTCATCGTCTTCGGCCTGTCGCACCTCTCGAAGCGCATCCGCGATCTCCGCGACGCCCGGACCGAGCTGGCCCAGGCCGCCGTGACCAAGGAACGCCTGGCCTTCGCGCGTGACGTGAACGACCTGCTCGGCAGCAGCCTCTCCGCCATCACCCTCAAGAGCGAACTCGTCCGCCGCCTCATCCCCACCCGCCCGGACCGGGCCGTCGACGAGGTCGCCGGGGTGCTGACCGTCTCCCGGCAGGCGCTCTCCAACGTCCGCGCCGTCACCAAGGGCTACCGCGACATGTCGCTGGAGCGCGAGATCACCTCCGCGCGCGAGGTCCTCGACTCCGCCGACGTCGACGTACGCGTACGGACGCGAGTCACGGTGGGGACCGTGGACCGGCGGGCCGAGACCGTCCTCGCGGCGGTCCTGCGGGAGGCCGTCACCAACGTCCTGCGCCACAGCCGGGCCACCACCTGCGACATCACCGCCGCCCGCACGGATCACGGGATGATCCGCCTGTCGGTGACCAACGACGGCGCCGCTTCCGCCCCGCGCGCTCCCTCCGAGGGCGACGGCACCGGGCTGGGCAGCCTGGCCGCCCGGCTGCGGGCCCTCGGCGGCGGCCTGACGGCGGACCGTACCGCCGACGGCAGGTTCCGCCTGGTCGCCGAGGTCCCGGCCGAACACGCGGAGGCGCCCGCCGCGCACCGCCGCCGGCCGAACGACCGCGCGAGCCTCTTCCCCACACCGGCGTCCCGGACGGCGCTGGGCATCTCCGTCGCCGTGCTGCTGGACTACGTGGCCACCATCGCCATGAACATCCTGCGCCGGGACATGTCCGCCACCGCCACCCTGGCCTGCCTCGCCGCCCTGGCCGTGAGCGCGGCGATCCAGTGCGTCCACTTCTGCCCGCGCGCCCGTCGCCGGCTGGGCCGTCGCGCGTACGTCACGCTGGGCGTCCAAGGCGTGCTGGCCTACCTGCCGATCGTCGTCCTCGGGCAGTGGTGGGGGTCCATGGCCGGATTCTTCTGCGGCTCGCTCCTGCTGCTCCTGCCCGCCCGGCCGGCCTGGGCGCTGTACTGGGTGGTGGGTCTGAGCCTGCCCGTCTCCGCGTACGTCGGCGGCCAGGCCGGATCCTGGTGCTACTACTACGGCCAGTCCACGCTGCTCTGCGGCATCGTCGTCTACGCGATCGCCCACTTCTACGACGTCATCTGGCAGTTGCACCGCACCCGCGACGGACTCGCCCGCGCCGCCGTCGCCCAGGAGCGGCTGCGCTTCGCCCGCGACCTGCACGACCTCCTCGGCTACAGCCTCTCCTCGATCACACTCAAGAGCGAACTCGTCCGCCGTCTCATCCCCGTCCGCCCCGAGCAGGCGATGGCGGAGGCCGACGAGGTGCTGGCCGTCGCACGGCAGTCGCTCGCCGACGTCCGGACCGTCGTGAGCGGCTACCGCGACCTGTGTCTGGAGGACGAGATCTCCTCCGCGCGCTCGGTGTTGTGTGCCGCCGGGATCGCCCTGTACGTCGAGTGCGCGCCCGGTCCCGTCGGGCCGGAGGCAGACACCGTGCTCGCCACCGTGCTGCGCGAAGCCGTCACCAACCTCCTGCGCCACAGCAAGGCACGGCACTGCACGCTCGCCGTGGCCCGGACGTCGGACGACCGGGTCCGTCTGACGGTCCGCAACGACGGTGCCGCACCCGCCCACCGCGACACCTCGCCCGACGGTGGCAGCGGTCTCGGCAACCTCGTCGTGCGGCTGGCGGCGGTCGGCGGCCGGCTGATGTACGAGCATGGGGAGAACGGAACGTTCCGGTTGACCGCCGAGGTCCCCGCACAGCGCTCCGCGTCCCTTCCCGCCCCCATGGACCCGGTGAACGAGCCTGAGCTGGCGGTACGTTGA
- a CDS encoding response regulator transcription factor — translation MIRILLAEDMHMVRGALVALLDLEPDIEVVCQLERGDEIVEAALRHRPDVAVIDIDLPGTDGLTAAAELRERLPECRTLILTNLGRPGTLRRALAAHVSGYLLKDAPPDELAAAIRRVAAGQRAIDPELALAAWGGAESPLTARETEVLRLAAEGAEAGEIAARLHLSAGTVRNYLTTVVTKLNARNRVDAIRIARDSGWLT, via the coding sequence GTGATACGGATACTTCTGGCCGAGGACATGCACATGGTCCGCGGCGCACTCGTGGCCCTGCTCGACCTCGAACCGGACATCGAGGTCGTGTGCCAACTGGAGCGCGGCGACGAGATCGTCGAGGCCGCGCTCCGGCACCGGCCCGACGTGGCGGTCATCGACATCGACCTGCCGGGGACCGACGGGCTCACCGCCGCCGCCGAGTTGCGGGAGCGGCTGCCCGAGTGCCGCACCCTCATCCTCACCAACCTCGGCCGCCCCGGCACCCTGCGCCGGGCGCTGGCCGCCCACGTCTCCGGTTACCTGCTCAAGGACGCGCCGCCGGACGAACTGGCCGCCGCCATCCGCCGGGTGGCCGCCGGTCAGCGCGCCATCGACCCCGAACTGGCCCTCGCCGCCTGGGGTGGCGCCGAGAGCCCGCTGACCGCCCGCGAGACCGAGGTGCTGCGCCTGGCGGCGGAGGGCGCCGAGGCCGGGGAGATCGCCGCACGGCTCCACCTCTCCGCCGGAACCGTCCGCAACTACCTGACGACCGTGGTCACCAAGCTCAACGCCCGCAACCGGGTGGACGCCATCCGGATCGCCCGGGACTCGGGCTGGCTCACGTGA
- a CDS encoding glycerophosphodiester phosphodiesterase family protein, with translation MTTHLRRATGPRAVLALVAALCGLIGATVLGPTPAAAADQRHAIYAIAHRVDTVDGVDAALNHGANAIEIDVCAWWNPNEWRAYHDCSSAGENRRGPSFDSMIDRILSNAKAGRRPALVWLDIKDPNYCGEQPNRTCSVAGLRDKAQRLTAAGIQVLYGFYEYHGGSDPDVGGRGWKSLEGKLGKLEGITTTGSREKVLDAFNRSGAGFPNGRRVMDYGDTNIPNGFGNCTEPSYNTCAELKKGAADRAAGRLAATLSWTTTYNDPWYVDKLLGDARVDGIIAGYGHFTGEREYDNGWQCANAIKLIRDWVDRHGGTHRMATGADRLFK, from the coding sequence TTGACCACTCACCTCCGCCGCGCCACCGGCCCGCGGGCGGTGCTCGCCCTGGTGGCGGCACTGTGCGGGCTCATCGGCGCCACCGTGCTCGGGCCGACCCCGGCCGCGGCGGCCGACCAACGGCACGCGATCTACGCCATCGCCCACCGCGTCGACACCGTGGACGGCGTGGACGCCGCGCTCAACCACGGCGCCAACGCCATCGAGATCGACGTCTGCGCCTGGTGGAACCCCAACGAATGGCGTGCCTACCACGACTGCTCCTCGGCCGGTGAGAACCGGCGGGGCCCCAGCTTCGACAGCATGATCGACCGGATCCTCTCCAACGCGAAGGCGGGGCGCCGGCCGGCGCTGGTCTGGCTGGACATCAAGGACCCCAACTACTGCGGCGAGCAGCCGAACCGCACGTGCAGCGTCGCCGGTCTGCGTGACAAGGCGCAGCGGCTGACGGCCGCCGGAATCCAGGTGCTCTACGGCTTCTACGAGTACCACGGCGGCAGCGACCCGGACGTCGGCGGCCGGGGCTGGAAGAGCCTGGAGGGAAAGCTCGGCAAGCTGGAGGGCATCACCACGACCGGGTCGCGCGAGAAGGTCCTCGACGCCTTCAACCGGTCCGGAGCCGGGTTCCCGAACGGCCGCCGGGTGATGGACTACGGCGACACCAACATCCCCAACGGGTTCGGCAACTGCACGGAACCCTCCTACAACACCTGTGCCGAGCTGAAGAAGGGCGCCGCGGACCGCGCCGCCGGCCGCCTCGCGGCCACGCTGTCCTGGACGACCACGTACAACGACCCGTGGTACGTCGACAAGCTGCTGGGCGACGCGCGGGTGGACGGCATCATCGCGGGCTACGGCCACTTCACCGGTGAGCGCGAGTACGACAACGGCTGGCAGTGCGCCAACGCCATCAAGCTCATCCGCGACTGGGTGGACCGCCACGGCGGGACGCACCGGATGGCCACCGGCGCGGACCGCCTGTTCAAGTAG
- a CDS encoding helix-turn-helix transcriptional regulator: protein MPAPKRIEPTNLNEWFGDKIRRLRKARGWSQIQLGEVVRLSGSRIAQFERAEDVPPQDITELLDRELGAGGQLVEMRPFLARSWEKKWPEEIEDIEAQASRIQLYTHVVPGFFQTKEYATALLGAGIPFFGGDLDEKVGLRLARRSVVDGPHYPWVRCVLDESALYRAVCPSHVMRDQLLHLLKECEQPHVVVQVLPFAANRAVIPGLAWATIWTLADGRTVVYQETMNNGYFVTKPREVGIYVSLYDQLHTDSLSAEASKALIRRTLEDRYS from the coding sequence GTGCCCGCACCAAAGCGGATCGAACCCACCAATTTGAACGAGTGGTTCGGCGACAAGATCCGCAGACTGCGCAAGGCGCGCGGCTGGTCCCAGATTCAGCTGGGCGAGGTGGTACGGCTCTCGGGGAGCCGCATCGCCCAGTTCGAACGCGCGGAGGACGTTCCGCCGCAGGACATCACGGAGTTGCTGGACCGGGAGTTGGGGGCGGGGGGCCAGCTGGTCGAGATGCGGCCGTTCCTGGCGCGCAGCTGGGAAAAGAAATGGCCTGAGGAAATCGAGGACATCGAGGCCCAGGCCAGCCGGATCCAGCTCTACACTCACGTGGTTCCCGGTTTTTTCCAGACGAAGGAGTACGCGACGGCTCTGCTCGGGGCCGGCATCCCCTTCTTCGGTGGAGACCTCGACGAGAAAGTCGGCCTTCGCTTGGCCCGGCGTAGTGTCGTCGACGGGCCCCACTATCCGTGGGTCCGATGTGTGTTGGACGAGTCGGCGCTCTACCGGGCCGTCTGCCCCTCCCACGTCATGCGCGACCAGCTCCTGCACCTGCTGAAAGAATGCGAACAACCGCATGTGGTGGTTCAGGTACTGCCCTTCGCAGCCAATCGTGCCGTCATCCCGGGGCTGGCTTGGGCCACCATCTGGACACTCGCGGACGGGCGTACGGTCGTGTACCAGGAGACCATGAACAACGGGTACTTCGTGACGAAGCCCCGCGAGGTCGGTATCTACGTCAGCCTCTACGATCAATTGCACACGGATTCCCTGTCCGCTGAAGCGTCCAAGGCCCTCATCCGCCGAACGCTTGAGGACAGATACTCATGA
- a CDS encoding DUF397 domain-containing protein translates to MIWRKSKHSATSNDCLEIAGSADDLIHIRDSKRAADPTLIITTRPAAWAAFLSSLRACARD, encoded by the coding sequence ATGATCTGGCGCAAAAGCAAGCACAGCGCTACTTCCAATGACTGCCTTGAAATAGCCGGTTCCGCCGACGACCTCATACACATACGCGACAGCAAGCGCGCCGCCGACCCCACCCTGATCATCACCACACGCCCCGCCGCCTGGGCCGCGTTCCTCAGTTCCCTGCGAGCGTGTGCGCGCGACTGA
- a CDS encoding RidA family protein, whose protein sequence is MSIATGSKLVFVAGQVAWDAEGRTIGEGDLAAQGERCYLNVGTALSGAGGSFDDVAKPTAHVVDWTPDKMPSLLDGISRASAKLGVTPVPPATLTGVAALSAPDHLVEIEATAILD, encoded by the coding sequence GTGTCGATCGCCACCGGATCGAAGCTGGTCTTCGTCGCCGGACAGGTCGCCTGGGACGCCGAGGGGCGCACGATCGGCGAAGGTGACCTCGCCGCCCAGGGCGAGCGGTGCTACCTCAACGTCGGCACCGCCCTGAGCGGGGCCGGCGGCTCGTTCGACGACGTCGCGAAACCGACCGCCCACGTCGTCGACTGGACCCCCGACAAGATGCCTTCGCTCTTGGACGGCATCTCCCGGGCGAGCGCGAAACTCGGGGTCACCCCGGTCCCGCCGGCCACGCTGACCGGCGTCGCGGCGCTCTCCGCCCCCGATCACCTGGTCGAGATCGAGGCGACCGCGATCCTCGACTGA
- a CDS encoding BtrH N-terminal domain-containing protein has translation MAVIEDIDVRGTQHCQTTALGVLLRHDGLDLSDPMLFGLGSGLSFVYWDGKNMGFPFLGGRVKPFELTRNLTAALGLDLHVRETTSPRKAWRNVAAPIDGGRPVGLQLDSYHLDYFTTKVHFGGHVVAMYGYDDQDAYLVDTAPQGGAVTTGLAGLARARAERGPMTARHRSFTITASGDPVSPWGHIVPAIKSCADAFLNPPIANLGHRGIEKAAGLVPKWLRRSGNPQEDLPRAAVLMEKAGTGGALFRNLYRDFLAECVQLNDSRHLRTGHNLYAAAAALWTQVAALVAAAGESGDEENLVAAGSLLHELSRIERDAMRALIEL, from the coding sequence ATGGCCGTGATCGAAGACATCGACGTCCGCGGGACGCAGCACTGCCAGACGACGGCGCTGGGCGTGCTGCTGCGGCATGACGGACTCGACCTGTCCGATCCCATGCTGTTCGGCCTCGGTTCCGGGCTGTCCTTCGTCTACTGGGACGGCAAGAACATGGGCTTCCCCTTCCTGGGAGGCCGGGTCAAGCCGTTCGAGCTCACCAGGAACCTCACCGCCGCCCTCGGGCTCGACCTGCACGTCCGGGAGACCACGTCCCCGCGCAAGGCGTGGCGGAACGTGGCGGCACCCATCGACGGCGGCCGGCCGGTCGGCCTGCAACTCGACAGCTACCACCTGGATTACTTCACCACCAAGGTGCACTTCGGCGGGCACGTCGTGGCCATGTACGGCTACGACGATCAGGATGCCTACCTGGTGGACACCGCCCCTCAGGGCGGAGCCGTCACGACCGGCCTCGCCGGGCTCGCCAGGGCCCGGGCCGAGCGCGGTCCGATGACCGCCCGGCACCGCTCCTTCACCATCACGGCGTCCGGCGACCCGGTCTCACCGTGGGGACACATCGTCCCCGCGATCAAGTCCTGTGCCGACGCCTTCCTGAACCCGCCCATCGCCAACCTCGGCCACCGGGGCATCGAGAAGGCCGCCGGGCTCGTGCCGAAGTGGCTGCGGCGCAGCGGCAATCCGCAGGAGGACCTGCCCCGAGCCGCCGTCCTCATGGAGAAAGCCGGAACGGGCGGTGCCCTCTTCCGTAATCTCTACCGCGACTTCCTTGCCGAATGCGTCCAGTTGAACGACAGCCGCCACCTGCGCACCGGACACAATCTGTACGCGGCGGCCGCCGCCCTCTGGACGCAGGTGGCCGCACTCGTCGCGGCGGCAGGCGAATCCGGCGACGAGGAGAACCTCGTGGCCGCCGGTTCCCTCCTCCACGAACTCTCACGCATCGAACGCGACGCGATGCGGGCGCTCATCGAGCTCTAG
- a CDS encoding DUF6980 family protein: MNDHCCETMTRRLAWRCETHTDVYACPDALVVYSARFREYGLVVHDGGTSSIGIDFCPWCGLRLPESERDRWFEELEARGIDPWEDDVPAEFQDGTWLRSPSGAVAAALPGPPAPSGRERR; the protein is encoded by the coding sequence GTGAACGATCACTGCTGCGAGACGATGACGCGCCGGCTCGCATGGCGCTGCGAGACCCACACCGACGTGTACGCCTGCCCGGACGCGCTCGTCGTCTACAGCGCGAGGTTCCGGGAGTACGGGCTGGTCGTCCACGACGGAGGGACCTCGTCCATCGGGATCGACTTCTGTCCTTGGTGCGGGCTGCGGCTGCCGGAGTCGGAGCGGGACCGGTGGTTCGAGGAGCTGGAGGCGCGGGGCATCGACCCGTGGGAGGACGACGTCCCGGCCGAGTTCCAGGACGGCACCTGGCTGCGCTCGCCGTCCGGCGCCGTCGCCGCCGCGCTCCCCGGACCCCCGGCACCGAGCGGCCGGGAGAGAAGGTGA
- a CDS encoding GNAT family N-acetyltransferase, producing MPADLLPHRARELWTELASAPVRFPTTPDVDVAVSPRSRLCPPSWTGIVVLDGAGIATAPNTRTAALLADAADELSPGELVDPDRLRGTLPLLDVRGPASLHYLDRTAFRRRDEGAAVEVTPCDGDRSAVLPARAGEEDVEESGLAEITSPACVLRDGDDVIAAAGFRAWPRSVAHLSVLVAPDARGRGLARVVASAAVARALDAGLLPQWRARTHASRRVALALGFRELGTQLSIRLADGT from the coding sequence ATGCCCGCCGACCTCTTGCCGCACCGGGCCCGGGAACTGTGGACCGAACTGGCGTCCGCGCCGGTCCGGTTCCCCACCACGCCCGACGTGGACGTGGCGGTCTCCCCGCGCTCACGGCTCTGCCCGCCGTCGTGGACGGGGATCGTGGTGCTCGACGGGGCCGGGATAGCCACCGCGCCGAACACCCGGACCGCCGCCCTGCTCGCGGATGCCGCGGACGAGCTGTCGCCCGGCGAACTCGTCGACCCGGACCGCCTGCGCGGCACGCTCCCCCTCCTCGACGTACGGGGACCCGCCTCCCTCCACTACCTCGACCGGACCGCCTTCCGCCGCCGGGACGAAGGCGCCGCGGTGGAGGTGACGCCATGCGACGGCGACCGGTCGGCGGTACTGCCGGCCCGCGCCGGCGAGGAGGACGTGGAGGAAAGCGGCTTGGCGGAGATCACCTCTCCCGCGTGCGTTCTCCGCGACGGCGACGACGTGATCGCCGCGGCCGGCTTCCGCGCCTGGCCGCGATCGGTCGCCCACCTCAGCGTCCTGGTCGCGCCGGACGCCCGTGGCCGGGGGCTCGCGCGAGTGGTGGCGTCCGCGGCGGTGGCCCGTGCGCTGGACGCCGGGCTCCTCCCGCAGTGGCGAGCGCGGACGCACGCGTCGAGGCGGGTCGCGCTCGCACTGGGCTTCCGGGAATTGGGGACGCAGCTCAGCATCCGCCTCGCCGACGGCACGTGA
- a CDS encoding DUF6058 family natural product biosynthesis protein, giving the protein MPDTDLKQRLAERFREVNGDHPMTGADDAYVSAQFVTLEELCAAHGRDADAVRRLMLGRRLPLPGYLRSDGAEMVPADLFALADEAGGVELLEGWFTAHWADPAAGEAEWNAYLSGQYVCLRSVTPVAIRRKEYLTAAIGAAAGEPDAGSARWSARLHALVDELDALEPAFTAYDRLRFGGPTSRDICVDAVRARFPRR; this is encoded by the coding sequence GTGCCGGATACGGACCTGAAACAGCGGCTCGCCGAGCGGTTCCGCGAGGTCAACGGTGACCATCCGATGACCGGTGCCGACGACGCCTACGTCAGCGCCCAGTTCGTCACCCTGGAGGAGCTGTGCGCGGCGCACGGCCGTGACGCCGACGCGGTCCGCCGGCTGATGCTCGGGCGGCGGCTGCCGCTGCCGGGGTACCTGCGTTCCGACGGAGCCGAGATGGTGCCGGCCGACCTGTTCGCCCTCGCCGACGAGGCGGGTGGCGTGGAACTGCTCGAAGGGTGGTTCACCGCGCACTGGGCCGACCCGGCCGCCGGGGAGGCGGAGTGGAACGCGTACCTGAGCGGACAGTACGTGTGTCTGCGTTCGGTGACCCCGGTCGCCATCCGGCGGAAGGAGTACCTGACGGCCGCGATCGGCGCGGCGGCGGGCGAGCCGGACGCCGGTTCGGCGCGGTGGTCGGCGCGGCTGCACGCTCTGGTCGACGAACTGGACGCGCTGGAGCCGGCGTTCACCGCCTACGACCGGCTCCGGTTCGGCGGTCCCACGTCCCGGGACATCTGCGTCGACGCGGTGCGGGCGCGCTTTCCCCGGCGGTGA
- a CDS encoding nitroreductase family deazaflavin-dependent oxidoreductase: MPLEGEYEPSPAQWVREQVELYERSGGTEGTTLWDTGLPVVIVTMRGAKSGRIRKVPLMRVEHEGRYAAVASKGGFPRHPVWYFNLKADPRVDLQDGPERRSMVARELAGEERAQWWRRAVAAYPAYAEYQEKTDRVIPVFVLEPEPV, from the coding sequence ATGCCTCTTGAGGGCGAGTACGAGCCGAGTCCGGCGCAGTGGGTGCGCGAGCAGGTCGAGTTGTACGAGAGGTCGGGTGGCACCGAGGGCACGACGCTCTGGGACACCGGCCTGCCGGTCGTCATCGTCACGATGCGCGGTGCGAAGAGCGGCAGGATCCGCAAGGTTCCGCTGATGCGCGTGGAGCACGAGGGGCGGTACGCGGCGGTAGCCTCGAAGGGCGGCTTCCCGCGCCACCCGGTCTGGTACTTCAACCTCAAGGCCGACCCGCGGGTGGACCTCCAGGACGGCCCCGAACGCCGGTCCATGGTGGCCCGTGAGCTGGCCGGGGAGGAGAGGGCCCAGTGGTGGCGGCGCGCGGTCGCCGCGTATCCGGCGTACGCCGAGTACCAGGAGAAGACCGACCGGGTGATCCCGGTCTTCGTGCTCGAACCCGAGCCGGTGTAG
- a CDS encoding arginine repressor — protein MTEAQETEPVHGGQAVPQTRTARHRRIVDILSRQAVRSQSQLARLLADDGLSVTQATLSRDLDELGAVKIRNTGGELIYAVPGEGGDRTPRAPLGESATEARMGRLAAELLISAEASANLVVLRTPPGAAQFFASAIDQAGVHEIIGTIAGDDTVLLISRDPTGGQALADHLLRLAQKER, from the coding sequence ATGACCGAGGCGCAGGAGACCGAGCCGGTCCACGGCGGGCAGGCCGTGCCGCAGACCCGCACCGCACGCCACCGCCGGATCGTGGACATCCTCAGCCGGCAGGCCGTCCGTTCCCAGAGCCAGCTCGCCCGGCTGCTCGCCGACGACGGCCTCTCCGTCACCCAGGCCACGCTCTCCCGCGACCTCGACGAACTGGGCGCCGTCAAGATCCGCAACACGGGCGGCGAACTCATCTACGCCGTCCCGGGCGAGGGCGGCGACCGCACCCCCCGCGCGCCCCTCGGCGAGTCGGCGACCGAGGCCCGCATGGGCCGCCTCGCCGCCGAGCTCCTCATCTCCGCCGAGGCGTCCGCCAACCTCGTAGTCCTCCGCACCCCGCCGGGCGCCGCCCAGTTCTTCGCCTCCGCCATCGACCAGGCGGGCGTCCACGAGATCATCGGCACCATCGCCGGCGACGACACGGTCCTGCTGATCAGCCGCGACCCGACGGGCGGCCAGGCGCTGGCCGACCACTTGCTGCGGCTGGCGCAGAAGGAGCGGTGA
- a CDS encoding acetylornithine transaminase gives MTTTATDTKRPDVKPTNATLTRRWQHALMDNYGTPRVPLVRGEGSTVWDADGKAYLDFVGGIAVNALGHAHPAVVRAVSDQIATLGHVSNLYVAEPPVALAERLLELAGREGRVFFSNSGAEAVEAAFKIARRTGRPHVVAAHGGFHGRTMGALALTGQPAKQQPFLPLPGGVTHVPYGDADALRAAVTEQTAAVVLEPVQGENGVVVPPPGYLAAAREITRAAGALLVLDEIQTGIGRTGHWFEHLAQGVEPDVVTLAKGLGGGLPIGATLAFGEAAGLLTPGQHGSTFGGNPVACAAALAVLDTLAAEDIPARAGRTGTLLRDGIAALGHPLVDHVRGAGLLLGIVLSKPFAPDVQRAAQEAGLLVNAVAPDVVRLAPPLIITEDEVETFLRALPGVLDAAAGAAGGGAAAAALTGGSGEPRSGD, from the coding sequence ATGACGACGACCGCCACCGACACGAAGCGGCCCGACGTGAAACCGACCAACGCCACCCTGACCCGCCGCTGGCAGCACGCCCTGATGGACAACTACGGCACCCCACGCGTCCCGCTCGTGCGCGGCGAGGGCAGCACGGTCTGGGACGCCGACGGCAAGGCGTACCTCGACTTCGTCGGCGGTATCGCCGTCAACGCGCTCGGCCACGCCCACCCGGCCGTGGTCCGCGCGGTCTCCGACCAGATCGCGACGCTCGGGCACGTGTCGAACCTGTACGTGGCCGAGCCGCCGGTGGCGCTGGCCGAGCGGCTGCTGGAGCTGGCGGGCCGCGAGGGCAGGGTGTTCTTCTCCAACTCCGGGGCGGAGGCGGTCGAGGCCGCGTTCAAGATCGCCCGGCGGACCGGGCGGCCGCACGTCGTCGCCGCGCACGGCGGGTTCCACGGCCGCACGATGGGCGCCCTCGCCCTCACCGGCCAGCCGGCCAAACAGCAGCCCTTCCTCCCGCTGCCCGGCGGCGTCACCCACGTCCCCTACGGCGACGCCGACGCCCTGCGCGCCGCCGTGACGGAACAGACCGCCGCCGTCGTCCTCGAACCCGTCCAGGGCGAGAACGGCGTCGTCGTCCCACCGCCCGGCTACCTCGCGGCGGCCCGTGAGATCACCCGGGCGGCCGGGGCCCTGCTCGTCCTGGACGAGATCCAGACAGGTATCGGCCGCACCGGCCACTGGTTCGAGCACCTCGCCCAGGGCGTCGAACCCGACGTCGTCACCCTCGCCAAGGGCCTCGGCGGCGGCCTCCCCATCGGCGCGACCCTCGCCTTCGGCGAGGCGGCCGGCCTGCTGACCCCCGGTCAGCACGGCTCGACGTTCGGCGGCAACCCCGTCGCCTGCGCCGCCGCCCTCGCCGTCCTCGACACCCTCGCCGCCGAGGACATTCCGGCGCGCGCCGGCCGGACCGGGACTCTGCTCCGTGACGGGATCGCTGCGCTCGGCCACCCACTCGTCGACCACGTCCGTGGCGCGGGCCTGCTGCTGGGTATTGTCCTTTCCAAGCCCTTCGCACCGGATGTGCAGCGGGCGGCTCAGGAAGCCGGTCTCCTGGTGAACGCGGTCGCGCCCGACGTGGTGCGGCTGGCTCCTCCACTGATCATCACGGAAGATGAGGTGGAGACGTTCCTCCGGGCGCTCCCCGGCGTCCTCGACGCCGCCGCCGGCGCCGCCGGGGGAGGGGCGGCCGCCGCAGCCCTGACGGGGGGCTCAGGAGAACCACGATCCGGAGACTGA